Part of the Mycolicibacterium mengxianglii genome is shown below.
AGCGGTCGTTCGACGAGATGGACAGTCCGCGGACCAAGCGGGTGCTGCTCGAAGGCTGGGAGGCCTTCGACGAGCCCGTCGACCGGATCGTGTCGATCGGTGCGTTCGAGCACTTCGGGCACGAGCGGTATCCGGATTATTTCAAGATGGCCTACGACGCCATGCCGGATGACGGCGTGATGCTGCTGCACACGATCGTCGGCTTCAATCCGTTGGACGCCAAGGAGATGGGCGTGCCGATCAGCTTCGAGCTGGCGCGCTTCATCAAATTCATCATGACCGAGATCTTCCCGGGCGGACGACTGCCGTCGATCCCGATGGTGGAAGAGCGGGCCGCCGAGGGCGGATTCAACGTCAGCCGGGTGCAGCACCTGCAGCCGCATTACGCGCGGACGTTGGACCATTGGGCCGCGGCGCTGGAGTCCCGCAAGGACGAGGCGATCGCCATCCAGTCCGAAGAGGTCTACGAGCGCTACATGAAGTACCTGACCGGATGCGCCAAGCTGTTCCGCCAGGGGCAGGTGGACGTATGCCAGTTCACCTGCGAGAAGTAATCCGTATTCAATTCTCGTGAACGGGAGGCCGAGCAGCGCGCCTCGGCTTTCCGCGTCACCAATGCAGGTAGGGTGCCTGTCACAGTCGAGGTGAGTGCCACGCTGTGCATGCATTTAGGAAGGGCAAGTTAAGACAGATGGCCGACCAGACTTCGGGAACCACAGACCTGCAGCCGCATTTCGAGGACATCCAGGCGCACTACGACCTCTCGGATGACTTCTTCGGGGTGTTCCAGGATCCGACGCGCAAATACAGCTGCGCCTACTTCACCAGCCCGGACGCCACGTTGTCCGAGGCTCAGATCGCCAATGTTGATCAGCACCTCGAGAAGCTGGACCTCAAGCCCGGCATGACGCTGTTGGAGATCGGTTGCGGCTGGGGCCTGACGCTGCAGCGCGCGATGGAGAAGTACGACGTCAATGTCATCGGGCTGACACTGAGCAAGAACCAGCAGGTGTACTGCAACCAGCTGCTCGCCGGCCTGAACAGCGAGCGGACCTACGATGTGCGGCTGGAAGGCTGGGAGCAGTTCCACTCCCCCGTTGACCGGATCGTCTCGATCGAGGCGTTCGAGCACTTCGGTTTCGAGCGGTACGACGAGTTCTTCAAGACCTGCTTCGACATCATGCCCGACGACGGCCGGATGACGATTCAGAGCAGCGTCGCCTACCACCCGTTCGATCTTGCCGCGCGCGGCAAGAAGCTGACGTTCCAGATGGCCCGGTTCATCAAGTTCATGATCACCGAGATCTTCCCCGGCGGCCGCCTGCCGTCGACGAAGATGATGGTGGAGCACGGCGAGAAGGCGGGCTTCGTGGTGCCCGAGACCGTCTCGCTGCGCAATCACTACATCAAGACCCTCGGCATCTGGGCTAATCGCTTGGAGCAGAACAAGGAAGCGGCCATCGCCGCGACCGACGAGGAGAACTACAACCGCTACATGAAGTACCTGAACGGTTGCCAGTACTACTTCATCGACGAAAGCATCGATGTCAGCCTGGTGACCTACCTGAAGCCGGGTGCTGCGGCGTAAGGCTGCGCTTGCCGGTCACTCGCCGCACCCTGTTTCGTCGGCATTTGCTTACGACGTTCGGCCCCCTTTGCGAATCTCTGGTACGCGGCGGGGGCCGAACGTCTGTGCCAGTTCGAGGCGAGTTTTGGATTCATCCTGCGGGTGCAGGTGGTAGGTGGGGTGGTGCGAGCGGGAGTTTGCTGACGTGCCCGTGCTCAGCACTTCGTGTCCCGGCTGACCGACAGGCTCCACATCTGCATTGCCGGCGTAGCGGCCGCTGCGAACGGCAACCTCCGGGCCGCCCGCAGCCGATACTGTCAGTACGCGACCCCGTGGCGCCCTCGACCAATTCTCGCTGAGGTGCGTTCTCTGTCCGCAGCAGCTGGTGGTGTTGAGCCGGTCACAACCCGTCGCGCGTCGCGCCTGCGAGCGGTCTGCTCGGCTTATAGCGCTGGCTAGCGTGCGCAACCAAACCAGTGCCCAAGAATTCCCGAGCTGGACCACGCCCAATGTGTGGTCACGTCTGCACTCGCCTAACGACTACGCTGCGGTGAACGATTGCGATTAGGACGTATCAAAACGGATCGGCCGGCCCTTGCGTAATTGCACCTTAGTTGCGCTTCGGCTCCTCCACCCAGACAGCACTCCATGTGCTAACCCCTGAGGCCTAATAATCACAAGTTGACCAGCGTCACCCGCTGCGTGCGGAATGTCTTCTATCAGTAAGCGCCGGAGTGACTGAACACGGCCTTCAGAGTCTTAACGGCAATGAGAAGATCCGAGACCATCGACCAGTTCTCGACATAGAACAGATCGAGCCGCACGGAATCCTCCCAAGACAAGTCTGAGCGGCCGCTTACCTGCCACAGCCCGGTGATGCCCGGCTTGACGAGCAGGCGCTTCCTAGCGTAATCGTCGTAGGACCTTACCTCCTTAGCAAGTGGCGGACGCGGACCAACGACACTCATGTCGCGCTTGATTACATTGATGAACTGAGGCAGCTCGTCAATGCTGAACTTGCGCAGAACGCGGCCGACCGTGGTGACGCGAGGGTCCTCACGGATCTTGAACAGCACCCCGCCCTCGCTTTGGTTGAGGTCGGAAAGTTTATCGACCATGCCGTCGGCCCCGTCGACCATCGTGCGGTACTTGATCATCTGGAACGGCTTGCCGTCGAGCCCAATACGCTCCTGGCGGTAAAAGATCGGTCCCCTGCTAGTCAGTTTGATCGCCACCGCCACGGCAAGGAGCACCGGTAGGCCACACAGAAGTACTGCGCTCGAGAACACAACGTCAAACAGTCGTTTCTCAAATCGCTTTGCACCGTGGTACTGCGGCTTTTCCACATGAATCAACGGCAACCCCGCAACCGGGCGCATTTTCAGGCGGGGACCGGCCACATCAACTACACCCGGAGAAACGAGTAGATCAATATCGAGTTTCTCGAGCTCCCAGGACAAATCGCGAAATCCACGCCCGTCAAGACGCTCTGTGGCCGTCACAGCGACCGCGTGACTGTTGGTAGCAGTAACGGCGCCGACGACGTTGGACTCGTCACCGAAGACGGGTATCTGCCCGACGCCTGCGACGTCGATATCGGCCCGCCTCACCGGGCCAGGAATGCAGGCACCGACCACCTCGTACTCCGAACCAGCCTCGCGGGCAAAGGACTTGGTTAAGTCACGAACTGCCGGTGCGGAGCCGACGACCAGAACTCGCGTTATACAGCGGCCGTGCTTCTCGCGCATCCTTACAACCACGCGGCGCGCGCCCCACCGGAATGCGACCAGCAGCACTAGGCCAATGGGCAGGGCAATCATCAGATAGCCCCGTGCGATGTCTAACTTGAGAAGCATCGAGATGATCGCAATGCCACCGAAGATCGAAAGAGTGGCTAGCAGCACCCGGCGGTACTCTTCCGCGCCGGAACCGACAATTCGAGGCGAACGCGAATGATTGATCGACAGCGCCGACATCCAAAAAACTGCGATCGCCAGCGATAGGTGTGCGTAGTCGATGTAGCGGTAAACAGGCACTTCCTGAGTGAGCTCGCCAAACCGGAGCCACTGTGCCAGACAGACCGACAGAACCACCGCCAACAAGTCGATCGCCACCAGTCGACGCGCGTACCCGAGTTGCCAAGTTGGAACTCTGTTCGCAGCCCTCGCGATATTTGCTGAAGGCCCCAGCCGATCATCCACCGCCGTCATGCATCCCCCCACGTAGTCCGCCCCTTAACCGAAACTTTATCGCAGCTTTAGCTTCATCCTCAAGACGGCAGCGCGTTCGCTCGCCAGCCGCGGGATTCTTCGGCGTGAACCGCGTCCAATCACGACGCCACCGAACACCGAGGG
Proteins encoded:
- a CDS encoding cyclopropane mycolic acid synthase family methyltransferase, with product MAKKLKPHFEDVQAHYDLSDEFFALFLDPTQTYSCAYFEREDMTLEEAQLAKIDLALGKLGLQPGMTLLDVGCGWGATMRRAVEKYDVNVIGLTLSKNQAEHVQRSFDEMDSPRTKRVLLEGWEAFDEPVDRIVSIGAFEHFGHERYPDYFKMAYDAMPDDGVMLLHTIVGFNPLDAKEMGVPISFELARFIKFIMTEIFPGGRLPSIPMVEERAAEGGFNVSRVQHLQPHYARTLDHWAAALESRKDEAIAIQSEEVYERYMKYLTGCAKLFRQGQVDVCQFTCEK
- a CDS encoding cyclopropane mycolic acid synthase family methyltransferase, which codes for MADQTSGTTDLQPHFEDIQAHYDLSDDFFGVFQDPTRKYSCAYFTSPDATLSEAQIANVDQHLEKLDLKPGMTLLEIGCGWGLTLQRAMEKYDVNVIGLTLSKNQQVYCNQLLAGLNSERTYDVRLEGWEQFHSPVDRIVSIEAFEHFGFERYDEFFKTCFDIMPDDGRMTIQSSVAYHPFDLAARGKKLTFQMARFIKFMITEIFPGGRLPSTKMMVEHGEKAGFVVPETVSLRNHYIKTLGIWANRLEQNKEAAIAATDEENYNRYMKYLNGCQYYFIDESIDVSLVTYLKPGAAA
- a CDS encoding sugar transferase; amino-acid sequence: MTAVDDRLGPSANIARAANRVPTWQLGYARRLVAIDLLAVVLSVCLAQWLRFGELTQEVPVYRYIDYAHLSLAIAVFWMSALSINHSRSPRIVGSGAEEYRRVLLATLSIFGGIAIISMLLKLDIARGYLMIALPIGLVLLVAFRWGARRVVVRMREKHGRCITRVLVVGSAPAVRDLTKSFAREAGSEYEVVGACIPGPVRRADIDVAGVGQIPVFGDESNVVGAVTATNSHAVAVTATERLDGRGFRDLSWELEKLDIDLLVSPGVVDVAGPRLKMRPVAGLPLIHVEKPQYHGAKRFEKRLFDVVFSSAVLLCGLPVLLAVAVAIKLTSRGPIFYRQERIGLDGKPFQMIKYRTMVDGADGMVDKLSDLNQSEGGVLFKIREDPRVTTVGRVLRKFSIDELPQFINVIKRDMSVVGPRPPLAKEVRSYDDYARKRLLVKPGITGLWQVSGRSDLSWEDSVRLDLFYVENWSMVSDLLIAVKTLKAVFSHSGAY